The genomic segment cagttttAAATAAGCTATTTAGTATCTTTAAGCACGTTGTTTTTGTCCCCACAACTTTAcggttttggttcactctcaccattATCTCAGTGTTATTTCCAgtcgcagcaggcagctgttttcagtgaaaaagttcaGATAAACCACCgtacgctacctgcccagcaccgaACAGCAATTAGACAAAGTTAGCACCTAGCTTGTGAACCAAGTGGaccatttagcagctaaaaagccagatatttccctcatgaGCTGGTGGAGAACAAACAAGAGATCAACATAGTAGACATAAatacaactccaaatgaatgctattGTTACCACATGTCTGCTCAACATGTAAAGACTGTAAATAGACGTTTAAGCTAACTTTTTATCAGTCAGTTTCTtagacagtgaaataaaatcttTCTCCCCACACTTGATTCTTTTAGGTGGTACGTCGGACATGGGGTAAGGAGGGATATTTCCAAAACGGTGTTTCCATTCGTACTGTTTTCCTCCTGGGGGTTCCCAGGAATTGGACTGCTCTGCCTCTGTGGGATCGGCTGTTGTCCTACGAGAGTCAGACCTTTCGGGATATCCTGCTTTGGGACTTTGAAGACACTTTCTTCAACCTGACGCtgaaggaaacacattttttgaaatggGTTAACAGCAGCTGTCCTCATGTCAAGTTAGTGTTTATGAAAAAGCACTAAATCAAGAGTTTATCCGATTCTTCGCCTGTGACTCATACCTGATGCTTTTCCTATTTTCTTTGGTCACACAGGTTCATCTTCAAGGGTGATGCtgatgtgtatgtgaatgtggaGAACATAATAGAGATGTTACAAGGTAAAAAGTCAGATGAGGATCTGTTTGTTGGTGACATTATTATCCATGCTAAACCCATTCGCCGTCGCAGTTCCAAGTACTACGTGCCAGAGTTTGTGTATGGAGGCGGTTTGTACCCAAATTATGCTGGGGGAGGAGGGTTTGTCATGTCGGGACATACAGCTCGGAGACTTAGCTCTGCATGTCAGCAggtattttaaaattagaaaagtaagttttaccatttttttacatacagtatgtctactTTGAGAATACTTCGATCTACAATGTTCTCTTTGCTTCCTCTAGGTGGAGTTGTTCCCCATTGATGATGTTTTTCTGGGAATGTGTCTCCAGCTGATCGGGGTCAAACCGTCACGCCACCAGGGCTTTCGGACCTTCGGAATTCCTCGCCCATCTGCAGCGCCCCACCTTCAGACGTTTGACCCCTGTTTCTACAAAGAACTCATGGTTGTTCACAGCCTCAGTGTCCCACAGATCTGGCTTATGTGGAACCTCCTGCACGATCCCAAACTGAGTTGCCACAACAGGACCAGCCTGACATCCTGGCCCTTTAAGTGGAGGGAGAGGATGGGGGAGGCGGCGGGGGAACAGGCGGACTATGGTGAGAAGCGGGTGTTTATCATGCATTAGTGACTTTCTGCATGGCTGAATGGGATCTGCATGAGCCCAAGTACAAAATGGCTATAGCGCAGCATCTGTGGCCAACTTGAAAGGACTGTGATGTGATCAAAAGCACAGTTGAGTCATATGAGAATTTATCCAAGCTGGTAAATCAACTTGTCTGAAATTAATTGGCAAATATGCTTTAGATTTTTCAGTAAAGAATCCCAAAGAGAATTCAGGCTTTTGCCATCAAAGATTTTGATTTTGCCATGAAGATTGGGTGATGAGTTGAATCTCTCTGAACTTTTGGATGTGTAATCTTAAGAGTGTGTTGTGTTATAAACAGAGGCACCTAAAGATTGACAAAGACAACCCAACTAAATTTGGTTAGCTGGTTTAACCCTATCCAAGTGTAAATGCATCTGTTTGTCAACGACCACAATGATGTTAATAGTCTGACTTTCATTGGACTGTGTGGACAGCCAAGACTGGAAATGGCTATAAGCACTGGGAAAGTGGGAAGAGAGCACagactttttttgtgttctgaTGTGAATCACTTGAAGAAATATTCCTCTCTTCCATGTTACGTTGGATAGAAGCACAAATGGTAGGTTGCATTGTCTGTTCCCTGGAGGAACAGCAAATGAAGTCTAAATGGAAACCAGCTGCACAGTGGGAACCAGCTGGGACCAtagcgcaaacacacacacacacacacacacacacacacacacacacacacacacacacacacacacacacaacctctgcTGAATGTTTCTGAGGCAGTTGTACTTTCAGGTGAACACTTTAGTTATTACTATAATTATAATGATTTGCTTCGCTTTGtatcattctgtttttctttaaaactatatatttaGCATTTTCTGGTTTCAAAATGTTCAGTGTTAAAAATGTTGCAAGATAGATTTATGAAGATAAACATCATCATCTTAGTGACTATCACTTCAGTCACCAAGTCAGAGGGTCATTGTCAGTGACAAAAGACATTCTGGCTGGGGAAGAGCAAATACATGTTACAGCCACGACACTGAATATAACAAATGATGCCTgaacaaaatggctgcaattttGGGTTCACACATCATCCGCAAgtctttgtcatgttttttgttaagCCAGACAATATGGCTGACCCTAATGCATACACACTACCACAGTCTGTGGTGTAAATGCACAGTTGATTTGGTCAGTGTGGATAACTGAGTTTCAGTTCTGGGACATTGAACTGttatttaaaacaattataaatctttttttttttttttttgaataatctACGTGAAATGATCTTCCATTACAACTTCATTTGtcaaagcaaaacatttctGATGTGATTACTGCATGCATGCTGGCGGACGGTTAAGGACAAATAAGCGTCAAACTGTGATACTGTGTTTTGCCTGTTTTTAAAGGAGGTATTTAAAGAGAAATCAATAACAACTAATTGTGAATCTAGCAATAAGCCAAAGGTCAGCtggtttaaattaaaaaaaaggaaataaattaaagcaGCAAGCAGTGTCGATCGGGCCCTCGCAACGTAGGGCACGTCGGGGTGCTGGGCGGGATACCGGTTAACGCAGCTGTGCACTTTCGCAACCACTGGAGACTGCGCAAATGAGTAAGATGTTATATCTTTCATGGAATGGGTGGCAGTGGACAtgatgttttgcacattttgtattaattccTGAGTCCATAATGTGGCACTCGAGAACATGCACCAAACTgcattattttgttgtatatCAAGTGTAGACAAGATCAGGAGACTTTCCTgtgaataaaatgatgattgtcACACAAGGCTTACTTCCTGTTGTGTAAAGGTGGTGCTATTACTGTGATTCAATATTGGCCagtagatgtcttcaggccagGACTCTTATCAAATGGGAAATTTACGAAAGATCTGATGATGTGGATTCATCATTCCATCGCAACTTTCACATAAAAGCCTCATCAACATCTTGAGGATTTTCTGACCACGTTTGAGGTGGATGTGGTCAACAGGCTAGGAGAAGCATATCAAAATCGAaatgtaaatggcaaaaaaactATGCCAAAATTGCACAGTTAATTCAAAATGGCTAACTTCCTGTTGGGTGTAGGGTATGGCTCCAAGAGGCTTGTTTTTGTAAGTCTTGGGATATCACATGCCTACTGAATTTTGTACATGGGGTTAAATGTACTGCCAGGGCTACTCCgttgaaattttgtaggggGTGCCAGTgagccattttgccacacccATATGCATTTTTGCAGATTTCAACTTAATCAGTTTACAACTGTCTCTGTATGCCTAATGATAATTCTTCCAGGCTtagacacaaaacacatgtgGAGGATTAGCTCGAGGCTGAAGTCAAAAATCTAATTTGCttcacaaattttaatttcaaggtTGTGTAAACtaagaaataaaaaccatctttttcacatccacatttttattttttttcatatcctGGTTGTACACAGAAAATGAACTTTGACGTCTATGAACAGAGAGCATTTGATTCcataaaagtcaaaatgttgCATGGGAGTTAAGAGATGCACAGCAGTAGCCCATCTCAACAGCTATCatcaaacactgtcaaaaaatattttgctggAGCAAAGCTTGCAGTCAACCTAACTGTTTGCACTACATGGTATTGTTATTGCCTTTTTTCAGTGGACATGCTGAACAAATCTATGTATTTCTTCATACACAAAGTTATAGTATTCAAATATAAAACGCCACATTCCAATGAATTTCATAAGTTTTAATTAAGTATAACCGCCCCATTTCCAGAAATGGGCGTAAAATGTATGGAGTCcaccaaaaaaatctgaagggGGTTAGGGAGATGGGCAACAGAACATATGATACCAAGAACAGACAATACAAAGCATTAATATGAGATTAACATTAGACTGAACTGAAGCTGTCCATTATAAATTAGAACAATATGACTGTAACAATCACTCATTCCTCCATtcagtgaaattttaaaaaaaaagccacacagACCACAAAAAAGTAAGTACTTTTTTTCCTATCTTAAAAATATcggaaaaacaaagatgtgaTATGTCCACCTGAGTTTGGGTAAGATTAATCACCCAGCACCCAAaagctcctctctctgtctctctcagtaaCAATGAATCATCACAGCAATGACTGTCTATTGCGCTGGGCTGGGTTTACAAAAATGGGGTTCATGCGTagaatcatttttctttctctgtcagcATCTAATGTATGTGTCGTGCTGGGCTCAGTTTCCTGTAATAACTGGATATTTATGTACATTGCATTATGTTTATGTAACCTCTTGATTTGCTTCATTCACTGCTGCCTCTAcctctactgttttttttcctatcgTCTTTAACCCATCTGCTTCCAATGGGGCAAAGCCTGAGTCAACCCTGACATCTTTTGTGAAATGGCCAATTCATTCAAATTCAGAAGAGGGTGGAGGGACAAAAAGAATGGTTTTTACCTCAGGTTTTAATTAAAATCCCCTGTCAACACGCATTTGagttttttcagaaaacatcagGACAACAAGgaggttttttttggctgaactgcattgcaaaaatcatgttttccacaATAGCTATGAAGAGCTTTTAAGGGTTGTGAACATTTACACATTGTGCTGGGTATTTAATGTagttataaacacacacaacctaaaacagagaaacagttcATGTACAAAACATTgagatggtgaaaaaaaaccctgaaaaaccCATCCTCATTTTAGGAAAACCTACCCAACCTGTCATTCTCTGCAGGTAACAGGAAAactaaaatgactgaaatggcCATACCACCATACCACCATATTAGCTTGCTGATAATGctcagtgacaaacacacacacacacacacccacactcacacacatacatactgtacaatgaTGCAGTTCATATGCATTCTCAAATTGTATGTACAAGGAGTTTCCTTTTAACAGAGGAGATAGAGACAAAAGTCAAATACAGGCTCAGTGGGAGATGAGGCACAATCTtcaacagttttgtgttttttttttcttgatttctcATATATGCTTGCACAAAGGCAAGTGGTAGTAAAATGTTTGAATATAGCTTTCATGACAATTAAATTACATCTGTCTCCCTATTCAACACAGGGATCCCTGTTTCAGAAAAGCAAGGAGCGGAAAATCCATGTCTCCTGGCCACATCACCTCACCTCACCTGGGAATGAGTTTGGCTACAAAGAAAGGTGcagccggaaaaaaaaaaaaaaaaagttttcttctaGTGTAAACAAGTGGACGTAAAATCTAGCAACATGACAAAGCTAGACTCCAAATCTGATTCTGTCCACTCTACAAAAACATATCTAACAGAGCTTTCTTCCAGTCCAAATGTGAAGGACTATTGTTTTCCCTGCATGCATAAATGAAGCTTTGTATCTGCTGTGGATCAGCCATGAACACCCTGCAGTAGCAGGTCAAGCGGAGCTGAAGCAGGGCTATCTACTGACACCCAACACATTTGTGTACTTGCAGGCTTAGCATTGCACATGAAAAAGTTTCAATACTGAGTGgtctggaatttaaaaaaaaaaaaaaaaactaaaaaaaaactaaaaactttccAGTGATTGTTAATGAGTCCTCCTCCTGAGATTTATATATAATTAGAATCAAGGAGGAAATATTAAGATACTCAGCCAGTGCCTGAGTCAGTTGTGTCTGTACCAAGCCATAAGATCATGTGAATAAGAAGACACCAGAATAGAAGAacaaaattatttacatttgtacATCAACATCAACTCCATAAGCATTAGAGTccaaattcataaaaaaaaataaaaataaaaaaaatgcaaaaattaagAACAGTTAGGCTGTTCTGAGAAATAACTGGATGTACACAGCATAGAAATCCAATTCTTCAACTGCTCTTTAACTTGGTCTTCATCTTAAGAAGCCACGTGAAATCTAATTTAACAATCCTAAAGCTCAGAGCCATgctgtgccaaaaaaaaaaaaaaaaaatgtatatgtaaatcAGGAACTATTAGTGactctaaaaaaagaaatcaactcTTGATTAGTAATTCTAATTAATCTAAAATTGTCTCTGGTTAGCACTTTCCACATTACATCATGTGTACGGGCCCCAACTTCAACCCTGATGCCTTCTATCAGAAATTCAgcaactgtaaaaaataaaaacaaatggcatTTTAATCAAGGAATAATAAAAGAGAATTTGTGTATTAAAATTAATACACAGTTTATTCAGTTGCTTGTAATTAAAAAGACCTTAAAATTATAGACTGGGGGGAGAAGCAAACTGCAGTCATGTTGTGATGAAGGAATGACTGATGTTATTCCCCATTTCCAAAACGGGGTCGAATGTACTGAAATccactgaaaaataatgatgattctttaaattaaagctCTGTGACAACAACAACCACTTTACAAGAGACACTCACAACAGGGATGACACTAGTTGTTACTATTGTTAATGTGTCTCTAGCTGAAAACAAGTCCAGATGAAAGTAGGCTCATTGGAGTCAAAACACTCACATTAAGTCCGCTATTCTTGTCTTGTGTAGTTACTGTCAGCAGTTAGAGAAACCAGGAGCTGAATTTAGAGGCTTCCCCACAGCAATGACTCTGATGTGCAGATCTGATGCAAAAGAAAGGAGGCAGCCAACACCCGCCTCTCTATAGGAGAGGTTCAGACAAGAGAGAACAGTGATAATGTCTACGTATCAAATGAAATCATCCAAATACATCTTTGGCAATAGCATTTGGCAAttcaacaaagaaataaatgcagacatGGCTGAGGGATGAATTGCAATGCATCAGTCAGATGTGGAGATgaagaaagcaaagagaaaacagagagaaaagaaaatagagaacAGTGTAACGCAGAGGACAAGACTGCAAACACTGTGCACCATGGGAGGACCTCACCTCTATCCAAACTCAtggatgaaaaaacacacacacacacacacacacacacacacacacacacacacacacacacacacacacacacacacacacacacacacacacacacacacacacacacacacacacacacacacacacacacacacacacacacacctctcaaaTTTCTCCACAACTCCAATCTCTAGGCATAGGGCACAATCAACCAGTCAAGTAAAAAGGTGTGTATTAGTgcaaacgtttaaaaaaaaaaaaaaaaaacacatagcaTAATGAAAATGGTCAaggtgtgaatgagtgaaagagggcagagagaaataaaggacCTGTGTGCCAAGTGTATGACCCTCACAACATGCACgatcaaataaacacaacagGTTGCCAGTTTGTGCTTGTAATAAGTCTCTTCCCATTCAAAAACATCTGCCAAATTCATGCAAATTCTTGTCATGCCGGCATGTTTCTATATTTGAGTAGCatttaaaaggataaaaaagaTGAGCCATCTTTTATGTATTAGAAATACACTAGGACACAGAAGTGAAGGGACTGAAATGCTGTGTAAGTGTGCTTGTGTTGAAGTCTTgcaatgtaaattttaaaaatcagccaCCTAACTCACGcagattcattcatttatgtgagtgtgtgtgacgcTAACGTCCAAAACTGTAAGTAACAGTTTTGGGTTAATAGAGTGTTTACTGCTGtgatgtgtgcttgtgtgtgttctttttagGGCACCAATGAAAAAAGTTGAAGGACGAGTaggaagatgaagagggagaCAATAATCGGGGAGGTGATGTTGGATGTTTGGATTATTCTGCTTAAAGAAGCTTCACATCTTGTTGGATTGGCCCGGCTGGGGAGCGGGTTACGTTCTGGGCCAAGTCTTTCTCCAAACCCTGAGTGTGTTTGGTTCGTCTCTTGTACAACGAAATCTGGattctcatgtttttctgtttttggttaCAGTCCTCTGCAGCACTCAGTGTGTTTGGCTCTGATGTCTCTTGGTTGGGCTGGGCGGATTTGGTTCTTGCGGTTTGGACGTGTCCAGGTTTGACTGAGCTGGTCGGGTCTGGTTCTGAAGTTGTGGCAGGAAGACAGGCGGTACTGGTTGGTTGAAGTAGAGTCAGCAGGTCATGCCAGAGTTTGTTTCAAGACTTTGGCCACAGTAGTTTTCAGTACAGCCGTATTAACTACACTACTCTATCTTTGATGTTAAGCATTTAGAGATTTGCAGCACATAAATTCAAATGCTTGTTGTTTCACCACCGCAATGTCATGGGGTTATTGTCCTGTTTAGGCTGCCAGTACATCTTACTGGTAGAACCATGCTGTCCAAACTACAGTCTGGACAATCTCTTCTGTGGTCCTGGGTGGATGCAGTCACAGGATGGAGACAGGAAACAGCTGAGTTCTACCAGAATGCAGATTTGTTCACCATGTCCATTTGAAGCTCTACAATGATATTCCCACACGACCAAGAAATAATTTcactggtttcatttcaaagcaTCAATGCTCCAGCACTGCCACTGTGTCAATAGATTCTGGTAGTCCTGGGATCGTCAGAGTTGGATGTGTCCATGATTGCTGGATGTGTCtgattggaaaaataaatcttagTATCCACTGGGAAAAGTTGATTAATGTCAGGtctgaatttgttgtttttgagttATCTTGGGTTCTTGTTGTGTTTCTGATCAATGTTTAGCATCTGAGGTTGGGCAAGAATAACTTTGTTCTTCTGGGTTAGGTCTGCTCGGTTAAGAATCTGGCTCTGAGTAAGAAGTTCTGTCAGTAGAGGTACTAGATTAGGGAAAGGCCGGAAACGGGATGTGGTTCTGGTTATTTGTTCAGTGGGAACTACTACTGGAATCAGGTCGGGCTTGACTGGTGGTCCGTGGAGCACCGTAGAGGGTCACGGATGCTATGTGGTTATTCTGCATCACCtgggaaaaggaaaacagacagTAAGTGTTACAAAGGTATGGAGCTGaaattttcagaaatactgtgttcaaataaaatgtctatTTTCAAGGCTTTGGGTTTAATAACAGTTTGCATCAAACTGAGGCACAGCAGCCAAAACCCCCAGGTAGCTTTAGAGTGTGTCTGCAATTTTAGTCCTGTTTGAATCTGTGATGTCGGTAGTATTAATAGAGTAAAAACCACAGTTTCTTTTACCTCctttaaaatgtctaaatgaAACTCACCACAGATAAAACAGATGACATAAAAATTAAGATGGTGGACAAAATTCTGTCAAATTCTGCTCCACTTCTATGTGCTGAGTTTGCTTTTGTAACACTGTTATctgtaataattgtaataataatccTAGGTTTCATTTGATGAATGGTACATTAGTGGCACGCTTTGAATGGAAAATTGAAATAGACATATATGCTGTATCTCAGTAAATTTGGAAAGTGGGTACAGAGATTTCTTATTCAGTGTAGTCTAGCCCTACAGACAATCTATATACTACATTTTAATTAAGGCTTTGCACACATTGTCCAGACTCCAATGGTGTTCTGACCTCAAATATCATCCTCTGCAGTCCAAAACAGAAGGTAGAGCCGAATGGGTTGGTGTTATTGGCGGATGAGGAcctgtcaaacacaaacatataataAGGATACTCATCTGGATACAGTTCCAAACGTCTAGAAAAGTTTGCTACAGAAACCTTGCAGATTGAATGTTGTATTTGTAAACCAACAACAGCAATCAAATATGCTCACAGAATATCTTAGACTTAAAAAGCAGTAATGTGATCCATATTACACTacctgtgcatgtgtatgtactTTACCTGTGCAGTACTACAGGTTTCTCCATCGGGTGACCCAGCAGCTCCTGAATCTGATCCcactgagagagaaataaaaattgaacaGATAATTCAAGAGAAAACATTAATGGGAGTAGATTAAAAAGCTTTTCATCCCGtagatctttttaaaaagatggatTAGGGAAATAACAAGAGGGGTCTTTTGTTGTATCAGTTTCAAGGTGATAGTGttaaaagaacataaaaaatactGCTACTGGTACTTCCAGTGGCAGGATACATTCAGATGTATCAGACAACTGTGCTTTTTCTCAAAGGAAAATCAGAGCAAATTCTGGGATATTTTTAGTGGATAAAATTGTTATCACAGGACTTTTATTATATGATTTCCTCTGTACTAACATAAGAAAATGACTGTAGCTACAATACACAGCAGAGGTCATATTATCCATCTCCAAGTCTCCAAATTCACAGGTCTAGGGCAACAAAAAAGGCTCCAGTGATCCAAAATTTACTTGCAGTAATGCCAAACAGTAGCAACCAATACAGTTGCAGACTGGAATTAAAACGGTTACTTTAAACAGTTGTTTTGTgaacatgttgaaatgtttggATGActtataaaacattataaaatgatGACAACTACATACATTTATGGCATGAAACACAGGGTTTACTAGTAATGCAGAGACCAGGTTTTGGAAGTAGTGATACCAGAGAAGAACAACTGAAAAGTGACAATCCTATAATCACCAACACAGAAGTAAAAAGTCAGCAATTAGAAAGCTGAATTCACTGAAAAAGATACAAAGCCAAGAGGCCACGTCAGATCACTACACCCCTACCATGGCGCCACCTTGTGAAATGACAACAAACCACTGACATCTGGCAAATGTAACCGTTATTATAAATGTTATCCTTAACTGACCTTACTGTAGGTGGTTAAGATGCAGTCCTCTGTCTGAGAATCAGTTCCTTCTAAGTGcatggagacaaaaacagaaaattaaataaaaggagtgttaaaaaaaaaaatcctatcaCAGTATTTATGCTGGGACACAAAAACCTCGTTCCTGATTAATAGTTTTGTGAGTGAACAATGTCCCACCTTTTTTGATGACTAGTGGAATCTTAAAGTCACATCGATGATATCTaggatgagagagaaaacacaatcaaaagCATGTTAAACAGGGACAGAAATGCTACAGTGGCTGAGGTAAAAATATCGAAATATTGTCAACTATTGTGGAGAAGGAGAGTTAAAGTAAAACTGGGTAAaggaaacataaacaaataaaaaacagagaaacaagtTGCTTAGACAACAAGATATTTACATATTGAAGTTGTAATGTCCAGGGTAGTTGGTATGGAGGACAAACTTCTTAACCAGGTGAGTTGTCGAGTCAAACAGGATAtcctgaaaaataagaaaaaacaatcatcaAGATGGCTTTTGTGCTGTATGTTTGACCAGACCAGACCGGATTACACCCCCACATCCATTCATATGAGGGAACTGTGCGGTGAAGATTCTTGTTCAGAAGATCTAAACAGTGGCTGCAGATGAATTCATCTTGTTTACTTTCCCAGCCCAGATTGTCCAAACAGGTCCAGGGAATTAGGACAGTGATCCAAAAGCTCACTGGCTGAgcatgttttaaatcaaattcacagacagacagtataGACACAGATTTTTGACAAAGATTTCATGTAAGCATCCAAATGAGAAGATACTTCTGTCTGATACAACTGAAATAAGACTGAACACTGAATGAGCAGACAAATAGAAGCCCCTGTACAACTCCCCAGATCAGCACATACGGTACATGTACTCCAGGGATTAACAGAGATATGACATTAACACAGCTGAGTTTTCTCACCAAAAAGTACATTATCATGAACAAGCTAAGTTTCCAACTTTATGACTTCATTTCTAAATTACATCAAACATGCTCAAGCGTCACCTCACCAAGAATTCCCGAGTTGGTCTGTGGCTTTAAAACAGGCACAACTACAGGTacaaaaactttaaacacaaaatataactacagtatatgcaaacaacattataaaacacagacacaaacatatacaaacatatacacaaacaaaaaagtctaGGCCAAGCTTACGTACCACTCCGAGGGTGAAGTAGTTGAAGAAGTAGTCATTACATTTAGAAGGAACCTGCTTGTGAGGTGAGGGAGAATGGATCTTCATCTAAAATAAACAAGGATTCATAACAGTACAGGATTTTTATCAGATAGCTTATTAAGAACAATTACACTGAATATGACAATT from the Xiphias gladius isolate SHS-SW01 ecotype Sanya breed wild chromosome 8, ASM1685928v1, whole genome shotgun sequence genome contains:
- the b3gnt9 gene encoding UDP-GlcNAc:betaGal beta-1,3-N-acetylglucosaminyltransferase 9 isoform X2, producing the protein MMVRKMVTMRRILHMKGDVMCTMLLLVLFCLLLYARQVILSSGWDRPVWKLEIHGSTSSSRTLLGASGSKVGQESQGFPPNPSEPQLPACEPQSKSKPPQAKAKPQVKSKGKSKSRRKNVVPTKTAGNPLPAMPPFDFEGYLREKDNRDFNLLIDQPEKCHIGGSLEEGGGRGEKGSITAPYMLIAVKSIAADFDKRQVVRRTWGKEGYFQNGVSIRTVFLLGVPRNWTALPLWDRLLSYESQTFRDILLWDFEDTFFNLTLKETHFLKWVNSSCPHVKFIFKGDADVYVNVENIIEMLQGKKSDEDLFVGDIIIHAKPIRRRSSKYYVPEFVYGGGLYPNYAGGGGFVMSGHTARRLSSACQQVELFPIDDVFLGMCLQLIGVKPSRHQGFRTFGIPRPSAAPHLQTFDPCFYKELMVVHSLSVPQIWLMWNLLHDPKLSCHNRTSLTSWPFKWRERMGEAAGEQADYGEKRVFIMH
- the b3gnt9 gene encoding UDP-GlcNAc:betaGal beta-1,3-N-acetylglucosaminyltransferase 9 isoform X1; the protein is MMVRKMVTMRRILHMKGDVMCTMLLLVLFCLLLYARQVILSSGWDRPVWKLEIHGSTSSSRTLLGASGSKVGQESQGQFPPNPSEPQLPACEPQSKSKPPQAKAKPQVKSKGKSKSRRKNVVPTKTAGNPLPAMPPFDFEGYLREKDNRDFNLLIDQPEKCHIGGSLEEGGGRGEKGSITAPYMLIAVKSIAADFDKRQVVRRTWGKEGYFQNGVSIRTVFLLGVPRNWTALPLWDRLLSYESQTFRDILLWDFEDTFFNLTLKETHFLKWVNSSCPHVKFIFKGDADVYVNVENIIEMLQGKKSDEDLFVGDIIIHAKPIRRRSSKYYVPEFVYGGGLYPNYAGGGGFVMSGHTARRLSSACQQVELFPIDDVFLGMCLQLIGVKPSRHQGFRTFGIPRPSAAPHLQTFDPCFYKELMVVHSLSVPQIWLMWNLLHDPKLSCHNRTSLTSWPFKWRERMGEAAGEQADYGEKRVFIMH